The sequence TTTTTCGAAGCGCTCCTGGTAGGCCCACTGCCAGTGGTACTCGAACTTGGCTTCTTCTGGTGGTTCGTAGTTGGCGGTGTCCAGGTAGTGGATGCCGGCTTCGAGGCAGGCGTCCATGAGTGGAAGATCCTGGTATGGCAGGGCCACGTTGATGAGCAGGGAAGGATTCACTTCCTTGATGAGAGCCACGGTGGCGGCTACGTTGTCCGCATCGATGGCTGCGGTCTTGATGTTCACCCCGGTGCGCTCCTTGACGGAAGCGGCGATCGCGTCACACTTGGAAACGGTGCGTGAGGCGAGGGTGATATCGGTGAAAATATCGGAGAGTTGAGCGCATTTGTGAGCGACTACTGAGCCGACTCCGCCGGCGCCGATGATGAGAACGGTAGACATAAATGGATAACGGTTTGGTTTGCCCCGAGGGATTGCAGATTACGTGAAGGATTACACGAAATTTCTCACTTACAAGTGATGATTTTTTACCAGTCTGAAGGTGGGCCATCTCAGTAAAATGGGGAACAATCAGGTAGTATCCGCATAAAATAAAGATTCTGGTAGCCTTAGCTTGCCATGAGGGGTGAAACGAGCATGATAGCAGGAAACCCAGCGTAGATAAGCGCTAAAGCAATTTACTAAAAACACCAAAAACCAGTATCACCTATGAGCGATCCAGTCGTCGAAATCACGGAGTCCGATCTGCCGCAAAACCTTAAATCACTGTGGCAGAAAGCATTGAGCGCAGTGGAGGTTAAGAACTATGGCTACGCCATCAGTATTATTCAGGCCATTTTGAAGGAGCAGCCAGGCTTTTTGGAGGGCCGTAAAGTAGCGCGTACCGCTGCTGCGAGACTCCAGGGTGGAGTCGCCAAGAAAAAGAAAAGTTTTCTTGGCGGTGGCATGTCCGGCATGAAGCTTGCCGGCCAAGCCAAGAAAGATCCACTCGGAGCCTTGATCGCCCTAGAGAAAGAACTGGAAAAAGAGCCTTTCGATCCGGGTATGAATGACGTCCTTTTCGAGGCAGCATTGAGTCTCAATATGGTGGAGACAGCCGCTTTCGGTCTGGAGACTGTGCGTAGTGGGGCTCCTGAGAATACCAAGCTTCTTCATAAGCTCGCTGAGCACTACCTCGCTCGTGACCTGCCAGACAGAGCAGCTGAGGTGTACAACACCATCGTCAAGCAGAACCCTGGTGATACCGATGCGGTCAAGGGTGCCAAGGATTGCTCTGCCCGTGCTTCCATGAAGCAGCAGAAGTGGGGCGAAGATGCCTCTATCGATGATCTCAAGAAGAACAAGGACGAGGCTGCCGAGCTGGAATCCAGCGGCCGCTCCGCCATGACCCGCGACCAGATGGAGGCCAAGCTTGGCCAGCTGATCGCGCAGTACCAGGAAGATCAGCACAACCTGGCCAACGTGAAGCAAATCGCCAGTCTCTACGAGCAGCTCGAGGACTGGGAGAACTCCCACGCCTTCTTTGCTTGGGCTTATGAAATTTCCAACCAGGACGTGACTCTCAAGAACAAGGCTCGCATCATGAAAGAAAGAGCCGAGGAAGCTAGTGTCCAGGCTCTGGAAGCTCAGCTCGAGGCGGATCCTAACAACGAGGAACTCAGAGCACAGGTTCAGGAGATCAAGCAGAGCCGCGCCAAGGAAGCAGTGGCCGATGCACAGAAGCGCGTGGAGCAGAACCCTACCGATCCACAGCTGCGTTTCGAGCTTGGTACCGCACTCTTCAATTCCGGCATGTTCAGTGAGGCCATTCCTCACCTGCAGCAGGCTACTCGTAACCCGCACATCCGTACTCGCGTGCTTCTCACTCTTGCCCGCTCCTTTGATGGTAAGAACATGCATGACTTGGCCATCAAGCAGCTCTCTGATGCGCTTGCTGATCTGCACGGCATGGACAACACGAAGAAGGAAGTTCTCTACGAGAAAGGCCTCATCCACGACAAGATGGGCGACCAGACCAATGCACTGGCTTGCTTCAAGGAAATCTACGAAGTGGATTACGGCTACCGCGATGTAGCAAACCGCGTGGAGTCCTCCTACAGCGGCTAGTCCTACTGGCGATAAACGCTTTTCAGAGACCCCGGCGAGCCTGGCTCCCGGGGTCTTTTCTTTGTACTCACCCCGACAAAGTGGGAAAAGGGATTGAGCCGTCAGGCGCGGTGGCTACAGTGGTGCAGCAATTCTCATGAAAAACAGGTTTTATAACGCGTTCGACACCGAGCGGATGTTCGAGGAAAAGACCAGCGATGACTACCGCTCGGCTTTCCAGATAGATCGTGACAGGATTCTCCACACGCCTGCTTTTCGTAAACTGCAGAGCAAGACCCAGGTCTTCTGGAGTGGTGAGTATGATTTCTACCGTACCCGGTTGACCCATTCCCTGGAGGTGGCCCAGATCGGCCGTTCCATCTGCCACTATCTGAATGTGACCTCGGACTTGTTAGGAGAAGATTATTTTATCGATGGTGATCTGGTGGAGGCTTCTTGCCTTTCCCATGATTTGGGGCATCCGCCCTTCGGGCATGCCGGTGAGAAGAGCTTGAATGCCCTGATGGCCGGGCATGGAGGCTTCGAGGGGAATGCGCAGACCTTGCGTCTGCTGACTGAGCGAATCTTCAGTGTGAGCAAGCGGGGGATGAACCCTACCAGAGCTTTCCTGGACGGTGTGCTGAAGTACAAGTCCCTCTGGTCGGAGATGAAGGCCGCCAATGGAGGGAAGAACCCCAAGAACCATTTCGTCTATGACGAGCAGACGAAGTATCTGGACTGGGTCTTTGATGGCCGTGACTTTCCGCTGGAGCTTTCACCGGGTAAGCCGCGAGAAGCTTTCAAGTCCATCGAATGCCAGATCATGGACTGGGCGGATGATGTGGCCTATTCCCTCAATGACCTGGCCGATAGTGTGCGGGCTGGATTCCTCACCATTGAAAGCATCGAAAGGTGGGCGAGCCTGAATGACATCAGCAGCGATGAGGGCAGTGCTCTCGGTGATCTGCTAAGAGCCATTCGCAAGGGAAAGGTGGAACCTATGGTGGGCAGCCGTATCGGCAAGTACCTCAAGGGGGTGAAGCTAGAGGAGGATATCAACTTCATGAGTGCGGAGACTAACCGCTATCACTACAAGCTCATCATCGATGATGAGGTGAAGCGGGAGTCAGGCTTGTTCAAGAAGCTGGCGTTCGAGGTGGTCTTCCGTTCAGCAGAGCTCAACCAGCTTGAGTACAAGGGCAATCATATGCTGGTCCGCCTCTGGGACGCGCTGGAAGAAGAGTATCTTGCTGGCGCAGGTGCAGGCTACAAGCTCCTGCCAGATGATGTGGAGGCGGAAATCCGCTCCACCGAGGACGAAAGCTCTAAGCGCAGGCTGCTGTGCGATTACTTGGCCAGCCTGACAGACTCCGCCGCTGGGCGTCTCTATCAGCGCCTCTTTGTCCCCGGCTCCGGCTCGATCGGGGACTTGGTGTAAGTCCTGCTTAAGGCAATTTCCAGACTGACTTGTACTTGGTGTACTCAGCCTGAGGAAGCAGGATGTAGACTGGGTTTTTGTTAGGATCCAGTCTGGCGATGAGATTTCTTAGCTGGGTTTCGTGCATGGTGGTGCAGCCAGCGGTTGGGGCTTTGCCGTCACGACGCCAGATGTGGAAGAAGATGGCCGAGCCTCCATTGGGGACGGCCTTCTGCTTGGAGGTGGCGGTGTTGTGGCTGATGTAGAGTTTGAGGGAGTGCGGGTAGTCGTTCTGCCGCATCTGCGCCTTCTTTTCCCACTTGGAGCTAGGCTCGTGGTCGATCCTCAGGTGGCGGTTGTAGTAGGGCGAGCTAGAATCTTCCACCCAGAGGTCCCGGGTGGTGACCTGGGTGTAGTCCAGAGAGCGGTGCTTCTTGATGGAGGCGTGTGTGCCGTAGGCTCCGTAGGGTTTACCTACCCAGAAGACTCCGGCTGGAGCGCGCCAGTCAGATTCACGCTTAAAGTAGGGCTTGGTGATAGTCGGATGAATGCCCCTTCCCCAGGCGAGGCCTTTTTTGCCGAGACGTCCTTGCCAGCTCTGGGTGACGGGCTTCCAGGTGTTGCCAGACTTCTCGTAGATCTGGAGGGTAACGTGGGAAGAATTCCAGTCTTTGGCGATGCCGACGATGGCTTGTTTGCTGTTAGATGGAATTTCGAATGCCTGCAGCGGCAAAAGCAAAGCGAGGAATGCGACGAGTAACTTCATAGCTAGTCTAATAAAGCACAGAAGTGCCGCAAAATATAGGGGCATTTCAAGACGGTGCCTGAATCAGCACTTTGAAGGCCGAGCCGGGGCCGTCTGGATGGGTCAGGTAGTGATCCAGAGAAGTAGAAGTCGCGTGTGGCGCGAGAAACTCGTTTTGGGTGACGAGGCTCAGCGTGGTGAGGCCGCAGTGGTTCCCCCAGTCCATGAGATCGGTGAAGTTGACATCTGCGGTGAGGTCCTGCATGCCGACATTCTGATAGATGGCCGGGCCATCCAGCAACTGGTGCATGAGGAAGGCGCGAATCGTGCCGTGCGGGCGGCGGTGGTAGATCTCCGGGTAGGTGTCCCCGTAATCGATGGTGATGATTTCCCCCTCATGCCAGGCTGGGAGCCAGTCCTCCATCCAGTCGCGGTAGGATTCGTGGATTTCGACCCGGTAGTCTTCCGGGTGATCATCCTGGAGTGCCGAGGACTCGGGGAGGCTAGTGCAGGGGTGGAAGGATTCCTGCCCATTTTCCACATGAAGCTCGTTCCAGAGGCCTTCCTTGCGGCAAAGGATGCGCACAGGGAAGGCATCTACCAGTTCGTTGGAGAAGATGACGGCGCGGCCACGGCAGGCAGAGAGAGCCGCTTTGACGTTGTCGTGCCAAGTGACCCGGTGCTTGTTGAGCTTTTCCTTCTGTTGCTCGGTCAGTGGTTCTGAAGTCTCTACGATGTGGTAGTGGACTTTCCAGCGTTGCGGGATGGGCAGTGCATTCAGCACGGACTTTGCCAGCGAGCCATCACCTGCGCCAATTTCTATCAGGTGGAAGGATCCAGGGTTCTGCTTTAGCCAAGCGATGGCTCTGGCAGCGATGGCTCGACCTAGGATTGGAGATAGCGTAGCTGTGGTGGAGAAGTCTCCACCGGGGCCCACGGTTTTGATTTTACGCGCGTAGTATCCTTCTGATGGATGATGCAGCGCATACTGCATGAAAGAGTCGAAGCGCACGGCTATGGATTCTGAGAGTTGGGAGGGCAGGAGTGCTGCTTATTGATCAACCTTTTCAGAGAGTTGCTGGCAGGCTTTGATATCGAGCTTTCCGGAGGCGAGAATCGGAATTTCCTCTACTGGGATGATGCGTTTCGGGCACCAGAGGGAAGGAAGGCCATTTTCTAGCAGGCGGTAGCGGAGGTCGATGCACTCTTGCTCCAGCGCAACGCCGCTGATGGTGGAGAGGAGTGCAATGGCTTCACCTTTCTGAGCGTCTGGAATGCCCACGATGGCAATCTTGCGCTCCGTCTCTTCGTCGAGTCCCAGAGCATTGTTGACTGCTGCCTCCACGGTTTCATGAGGAACCATTTCACCGGCAATCTTGGAGAAGCGGGAAATGCGGCCCTCAATGGAGAGGAAGCCTTGATCGTCCATGCGGCCTACATCGCCAGTCTTGAACCAACCATCGATGATGACTTCTTTGGTCTTCTCTTCGTTGTTCAAGTAGCCGGGGAATACGTTGGCACCCTTCATCCAGATGATGCCTGGCTGGTCGATTGGGACCGGCTTGTCTGTGCTCGGATCGGTGAGTTTGACGGCGATGCCTGGCAGGAAGTTACCAACCGTGCCAACCTTGGCAGCTGGGATCACGGGCAGATTGCCAGCTGGCTCAGGAGCGGGTAGGTTGACGTTGGTAGCAGGTGAGGTCTCGGTGAGTCCGTAGCCTTCCTGCGGCATGATATTGAATTTCTGGTGGAAGGCATTGGCGAGAGAGGTCGGGAGCTTCTCTGCCCCGGTGACTACGAGCTTGAGTGGTTTGAGCTGCTCCGGGGTGACCCTGCGCATGTAGCCACGCAGGAAGGTCGGGGTAGCGAGCAGGAGGACGATCTTGTGTTCCTCGATGAGCTCGGCAATGCGCTTGGTTTCCAGCGGGCTTGGATAGGTCACGAGGTTCAGGCCTTCGATGATCGGGAACCAGAGGGTTACCGTGCAGCCGAAGGAATGGAACAGAGGCAGGGAGCCTAGGATCGTGGCATTGTGCGGAAGGTTGAGGCGGGTGCCAAACTGGCAGACATTGGCCAGTAGGTTGCGGTGAGTGAGCGGGACGCCTTTCGGTGCTCCTGATGAGCCCGAGGTGAAGAGAAGGATCGCCTCTTTGTCTCCACCTTGCGGGTCGATACCGACGAGCTTGGCGAGCAATTTGGTCGGGGTGACCTTGGAGAGAAGTACCCAGCGGGTGATCGACTTCTTGAGCTGTGGGAGTACACGCTCTAGATAGATGAGGTCGCGGTTAGGCGGCCATGGGAAGGATGGCATCTTGCGGATGAAGGGGTCCGCAGTGATGAACTTGTCCAGATCAGCCTGCTTGATGGCGGAGTGGACTGCCTCATGGCTGGCGGTGAAGTTCAGGTTCACAGGTACCTTGCCGGCAAAAATGACGGCGAGGTTGGCGATCATGCCGCCGAGTCCCGGAGGTAGAATGATGCCGACGCGCTTCTTCTTCGTCTGCTGGCTGATGTGCTTGGAGAAGGCGATGGCAACCCCGAGAATGATGGCAAAGCTTTTGCTGTCGTCCTTGGAGCCATCAAACACGGTGCACGAGCTGTGTTTTTTCAGACCGGCAAGCAAAGCCATACCCAAGGAGCCTTTGAGGAATTCCCTGGAAGAAAAAGCTGCCTCACTGGCAGTGAGGAGGCCTTCCAGCCAGGCAGCCGGGCTCATGTCAGATGGATGGAGCAGTTTGCCGAAGGAGAAAATGACTGAGGGCAGTGAGGAAGTGCTCTCGATAGAAAGAGAGCTGTCAGCAGGGATCTGGACAGCGAGTGGCAAGGAGGGTAGGCCAAGCTCAGTGATGGCCTTCAGGGTGTCGCTGGGGATGAGGGAGGCCGTGCCGGGTAGGGCGAGAGCTTCGCCTGGGAGGAAGACCGCTACGCCATTGTCGCCCAGATCTTTGAAGAGCTGTTTGCCGACCTGCTGCAGGTCCTTGTCCTTGGATGAAAAGGCAACGGCCTCGGTACCTGGTTTGCTCAGGTGAGCCTGAATAGAATCCTCAATGACGGCACTTTCCTCACAGAGCCAGATGATTTTGCGACCTGAGAGAAGTTTCTCTAGCTGAACCAATTCGGGGTAGTTCAGGCGCCCGGGGACGATCAGAACGTTGCGGTTCGGCAGGTTTTCTTTACCAATAACTTGGATGGATTTACTCATGAGACTGGACTTGCGATGGACGTGTTGCTGCGGGGAGCGTGCTTACGCTACACAATACGCCGAGAATGGCCTGTTTAATCAAGCCATTCTTTTCGATGATCCCATCTCGATTTTCAATGATCGAGCTTACTGCTCGCTCTCTTGTGGTGAAGAGGGCTCTACCGGGGCGATCTGCTCCTTGGAGCCTTTGGCAATCGCATCGAGCACACCATTGATAAATCTAGGTGAATCGGTGGAGCCGAAGCGGCGGGAAATCTCGATAGCCTCGTTGATGGCGACAGGAGTCGGGATGTCCTCACGGAAACAGATCTCGTAGATGCCGAGGCGCAGGATGGCGCGGTCAACCGGATCGATACGCTCAGGGCGGTAGTTGCTGACGA is a genomic window of Rubritalea squalenifaciens DSM 18772 containing:
- a CDS encoding tetratricopeptide repeat protein, with amino-acid sequence MSDPVVEITESDLPQNLKSLWQKALSAVEVKNYGYAISIIQAILKEQPGFLEGRKVARTAAARLQGGVAKKKKSFLGGGMSGMKLAGQAKKDPLGALIALEKELEKEPFDPGMNDVLFEAALSLNMVETAAFGLETVRSGAPENTKLLHKLAEHYLARDLPDRAAEVYNTIVKQNPGDTDAVKGAKDCSARASMKQQKWGEDASIDDLKKNKDEAAELESSGRSAMTRDQMEAKLGQLIAQYQEDQHNLANVKQIASLYEQLEDWENSHAFFAWAYEISNQDVTLKNKARIMKERAEEASVQALEAQLEADPNNEELRAQVQEIKQSRAKEAVADAQKRVEQNPTDPQLRFELGTALFNSGMFSEAIPHLQQATRNPHIRTRVLLTLARSFDGKNMHDLAIKQLSDALADLHGMDNTKKEVLYEKGLIHDKMGDQTNALACFKEIYEVDYGYRDVANRVESSYSG
- the dgt gene encoding dGTP triphosphohydrolase; amino-acid sequence: MKNRFYNAFDTERMFEEKTSDDYRSAFQIDRDRILHTPAFRKLQSKTQVFWSGEYDFYRTRLTHSLEVAQIGRSICHYLNVTSDLLGEDYFIDGDLVEASCLSHDLGHPPFGHAGEKSLNALMAGHGGFEGNAQTLRLLTERIFSVSKRGMNPTRAFLDGVLKYKSLWSEMKAANGGKNPKNHFVYDEQTKYLDWVFDGRDFPLELSPGKPREAFKSIECQIMDWADDVAYSLNDLADSVRAGFLTIESIERWASLNDISSDEGSALGDLLRAIRKGKVEPMVGSRIGKYLKGVKLEEDINFMSAETNRYHYKLIIDDEVKRESGLFKKLAFEVVFRSAELNQLEYKGNHMLVRLWDALEEEYLAGAGAGYKLLPDDVEAEIRSTEDESSKRRLLCDYLASLTDSAAGRLYQRLFVPGSGSIGDLV
- a CDS encoding L,D-transpeptidase family protein codes for the protein MKLLVAFLALLLPLQAFEIPSNSKQAIVGIAKDWNSSHVTLQIYEKSGNTWKPVTQSWQGRLGKKGLAWGRGIHPTITKPYFKRESDWRAPAGVFWVGKPYGAYGTHASIKKHRSLDYTQVTTRDLWVEDSSSPYYNRHLRIDHEPSSKWEKKAQMRQNDYPHSLKLYISHNTATSKQKAVPNGGSAIFFHIWRRDGKAPTAGCTTMHETQLRNLIARLDPNKNPVYILLPQAEYTKYKSVWKLP
- a CDS encoding SAM-dependent methyltransferase, which gives rise to MRFDSFMQYALHHPSEGYYARKIKTVGPGGDFSTTATLSPILGRAIAARAIAWLKQNPGSFHLIEIGAGDGSLAKSVLNALPIPQRWKVHYHIVETSEPLTEQQKEKLNKHRVTWHDNVKAALSACRGRAVIFSNELVDAFPVRILCRKEGLWNELHVENGQESFHPCTSLPESSALQDDHPEDYRVEIHESYRDWMEDWLPAWHEGEIITIDYGDTYPEIYHRRPHGTIRAFLMHQLLDGPAIYQNVGMQDLTADVNFTDLMDWGNHCGLTTLSLVTQNEFLAPHATSTSLDHYLTHPDGPGSAFKVLIQAPS
- a CDS encoding AMP-binding protein, with protein sequence MSKSIQVIGKENLPNRNVLIVPGRLNYPELVQLEKLLSGRKIIWLCEESAVIEDSIQAHLSKPGTEAVAFSSKDKDLQQVGKQLFKDLGDNGVAVFLPGEALALPGTASLIPSDTLKAITELGLPSLPLAVQIPADSSLSIESTSSLPSVIFSFGKLLHPSDMSPAAWLEGLLTASEAAFSSREFLKGSLGMALLAGLKKHSSCTVFDGSKDDSKSFAIILGVAIAFSKHISQQTKKKRVGIILPPGLGGMIANLAVIFAGKVPVNLNFTASHEAVHSAIKQADLDKFITADPFIRKMPSFPWPPNRDLIYLERVLPQLKKSITRWVLLSKVTPTKLLAKLVGIDPQGGDKEAILLFTSGSSGAPKGVPLTHRNLLANVCQFGTRLNLPHNATILGSLPLFHSFGCTVTLWFPIIEGLNLVTYPSPLETKRIAELIEEHKIVLLLATPTFLRGYMRRVTPEQLKPLKLVVTGAEKLPTSLANAFHQKFNIMPQEGYGLTETSPATNVNLPAPEPAGNLPVIPAAKVGTVGNFLPGIAVKLTDPSTDKPVPIDQPGIIWMKGANVFPGYLNNEEKTKEVIIDGWFKTGDVGRMDDQGFLSIEGRISRFSKIAGEMVPHETVEAAVNNALGLDEETERKIAIVGIPDAQKGEAIALLSTISGVALEQECIDLRYRLLENGLPSLWCPKRIIPVEEIPILASGKLDIKACQQLSEKVDQ